The segment TACCGATCGGACCCGGATCCGATCAAACATTTCGCTTCGTTCAGATCAGAATACAACGTAAACGTTTGCTATAACATACGTCGATCCGGATTCGGAATATGGTTTCTGATCGAAACGGGCCCGTTCGGAATGTAAAATCGTGGTGAATAACTTACAGCAATGCATTCTGATACAGCAACGGAGATTTGAAGAAGTTTTTCTTCGGTTTTCTGAAAACAATTTCATCTTTGGCCCCAACGGTACCGTTAGCCACTAAACTCGAGGGTCCGGCAACATCTGCGCCCGTTATTTCCTGTTCGGAATGTAGAAGAGTTTGTCTTTCCGGGTCGCGGCTTCGTTGGCTGCCGGCACTTTTGATAATGTTATGCTGCAATGCTGTGTGCCTGCGGTTCTCGTAACCGGTAAAGGTAAGCGAGAAGTTGAACAGAACGGACATAGAAACGCCGACTAGACTTAATATTAGCGCAATATCCTGCGCGTTCGGTGTAACATGAGATGGAACGAAAACAAATGGAAATGTGACGAAAATGGTTAGCAATGAAGTgtagcgaaaaaaaaatacttggaaagccttaaaaatgttaacttaCTCGGAATCGGTACGCATCGCCGGCCCCAATCTGGTTGTCTGCAGTCGTACGGCTTCGGAGTACTGCCCAGGTCACAATGTATACCACAACGTTGGAAACGATGGAGACCGAGTAACGAACGGCTGTCAGATCCGATCGATCTTTCTGAGACTTTGAAAGTTCCGGTATCATGGCAAGATGTGTTATTTGGACGATTGGCCAACCAAACTGGAACAGCAATATCACAATGGTAAAGTAGACAATCTCCCACCAGTGCGGGGCTACATCACACCACGGGCACAGGGAGAATATCATGGGAAAAGTGATGAATACTATGAAGGTTCCTGCTATGTGCCATTGCCTTTTGGTTCCATATTTATCTGTTAAAAATCCCACAATTGGCGTCGCGACAGCATCGCCGACCTGCCCGAGCATGACCAGAGCACCGGCTTCTGCTGCTGGCATTCCGAGGGCACCTTGCATAAACAGTAACGTGTAACTGAACCATACTCCGGCACACAAATCATTGTACACGTGTCCCAAGCCAAAGCCAATTTTCTCGAAGATTTTTAACGTCGAACGTTTTTCCATTTGTGAATCGGCTGTCGGAGGAGGATCTTCCCCAGATCCACCCGGTAGGGGACTTTCAGCAGCAGAGCCGAGCGTCGTTATTTCATCAGTTGCACCATATGAATGTGTTACGACTGTTCCATTCTGTGACCGGTTCCTGTCGACCAGGACCGATTTATCTGTCATTTCCTAACCAATTCAACAATATGTTGTCTATGTTATGTTGTTATTATGTTGTTATTTTTCCTTGCTCACAACAGCATCTAGTAGGCTGAAAACGCACAATGAAATTAAGTCATGCAAAAATGTTGAGCATTTTAGTTACCAAAAGTTGGTGACTTTTAAGTAAAGCACTTCACACAATTTCAgcacttattttctttttttccaaaatatttgTGTACGTTAGGTGTCTGTTCGAAATGCTAATAATTTTGAAACGCTAAATGAAATCCCATCTCATCTCAATTCGAAAGCGTTAATCATTATTTTGGTATTTTTACACAGATCCCAAAGTAACCTTTACACTGAATAAATTAACACCTCACACAATATCTCGACAAATGTTCCGAAAATGATGCACTTACATTCGCAAGGTTATTTGCAATTCCAATACTTATTAATACTCAGCTGACACGTGTACCCTTTTATCCGCCTGCTTATCCACAGTATAACTCATCGGAAGCTGCTACATCCGTAGCCACATTTCGAGCAGTTAAAAATTCTTTGTCGATGACTATTCTAATTGTCTGCTGAAAGGTGCTAGAGAACTTTGCAACAGCATTCAATCCAGGTATTTTTCAATGTTATCTCGTACAATAGCTGCAGTCGCAGATGTTTTGAACAGAACTATCCCCACTTGTTTAATAAACAACTCACGAGAAACCAATCCAGACAGGAGTTTCACTGTTTCCATTCACACTATGAAACGTCACGCGCAGCTTGTTATCATTATTTCGAGTGTTGCCCCACTACATCCAACGCCACCCAACATTACCCCACTCGTCGCCGTTTGGATACCAACCCTACACGATACACGGTTGTATTGGTCTCAAACTAGCATTCTCCCCAGCAAGCTCCAAACTAAACTACCACCACGGGATGATGAGAAGAGTGTGGTCACTCTACTGTAAACACAACATTACTGTACGAGCTCCAAAGTCAAACTGAAGCCACATGGCTTCAGTCGGACAGGCAGCAGTGCTGGGCTAATCTATGCACCCGGGAAAGGGCGTCACCACACACCGGTTATGGTACTTTTACAACTTCCCTCCCGAGCCCTGTGGCTGGCATGACGATGCGGCAGATTGGCGATTTGACAAGCTTGATTCAAATTCGAATTGGTCTTGTTTCATTGTGTCtgcttgaaatatttttttccacgACGTCTTCTAGACTATCGGTAATTCGATATCTACCACCACCGGGTTCAATGGATCGAAGTAGTCCGCTCAGTCACGTGTAAATTTCACCGATTTAGCAAAACCTGCTCCAGATATTTGTGGTTGATTATGCATAATGTCAAAGGAGTTGTGTTGCCTAATGTAGGCTCTCTGATTGATTGTCtgcaatttatatttttatattattctgtATCTGCAACAACGATGCTAAAAAGAAAGCATTGTACCCTACAACTGCCAGGACTATTGAACCTAGCGCTAATTACACGCGATAGGCGCGACTCTTTGTGCTAACGGGTTCTGGGTTACATGCTTCACTTGTTTCGCACCATcggaagctaatattccaataATACAGCTGTAGAGCACAACTGATAATACAGCTCATCTCTTCAGCAGTTGTGCCAGTCGTACCGGGTTATGACTAACCCGGCTAGACAAAGATGTAACGCAAATGCATGATGCATGATTACTTTTCTTTTCGTGTTAGGTAGTATGTTTGGTGACAAACTTTGCTTTACACGCAGAACTCTCCGTTCGACGAAACCCATCTTACCCGTCTATCTTACACTACAGGaagaaaaaatctaaaaatgcaaTCGTTATGAAAAGTCAATTCTTGGCAAAtgcacagatttttttttttttttgtagaaattGCCTTACATATTTAACTCGAATTTAACTAAcgagattttttttcaaattttccgtTGATAAATCGTTTAATACTAACAGCCAAACATGTGAGCAAACATGTGAGCTtccgggaaattagcagtcattaacttttggTCGGTGAGcctaatttcggaagcagtttttgggcccaaacgcggggttctgtttgaaaaaaatgtaaatactgccttcttcttgtcaatctgaactcagcgaatatattttcataaacagaattttagtttcaaacaaaaaaaactgcttttgaaattggcagaatcgatgactgctaatttcaccttaagatgCATAGACTTGATGCCTTGGTGCTGTCTTCGGGATGGAATTTCGAAATTGTTTTTGAGCAACTtgtgcaaaatttcttttgctGACTGCTTTCATTTACCGAGGAGTAAAATCTATGTTCATACTTCTCCAACGCCGAGATTTCGAATCGTTATCAAGCAGAGCGGTTTCGTTCATTGTGAACATGCAACTTTCCCATAGAGTTGTCTATGTCCAACTGAAAAACGTAGTTGAATTTAGGACGAGGCACTCTTCAGTGCTCCTGACAGTATCGCTTTTGTCACGAGAAAACAATAAACTTCGGTTAGATCTGTTTGCTGGATGATTTAATTCTACAATCACACTTGAGATTCACAGTTAAATGTGGTTAAATCATTCTTTATTTCAAATCTAGCTGCAAAAAACCTGACGCCTGGTGTATGACAACCAGttgtttcgatttttttcaTAAGATCAACCGTCTGCTATGAAAACATTAGACTTCAAAAAGTCATTACAGATACATCATAAAACTGTTGAGTGCTACCCTGTACCAACATCACCGGTTGCTAAAGCAATGCTACGCTAGCAACATTGATTATTACCTTAGTAACCAAAGttgttaattatttctaataaaGAGAAAATTATTTAATTCGTTACCAGTTGCTTGAGCATACTAGAAGCATTCTTCAATTCCTCCGAAATCCATTCCGGTCCAAACTCAATTCCCGCTAACAAAAACTCATTTCAtatgaaactagctgacccgacaaacttcgtattgccacaaattaaactgtgttgtacataaatcctaaatctcggatgacctttatcacaatctcgagttttgcaagtttctgagttcatgggtgttttaatatacaaattttcctcacagtaaaatagaaaacaactccccccattgcttcttagcctgataaaataaagcggatagcatttaaatattcgccatcattacaaaccattttgcgaaataccattttgcggaacaccaattctcggttgaccataacgcggtatatggagtttcgcagaataccatttcgcgaaaaaccttacgcgggatgtaccatttcacggaaaatcttttcgtagaaagtaccatttcgcaggagtgacccaactgaaggaaagtaatagaggtcagtagatctaggaaaataaataaacctagatagaggtgatctctacggggggctgaccccccgcagtggccagcgcttccgacggcaggtcaccgaCAACACtcccggcctgtgtccgtctcaccctgaatcatctaatgttactattgatagtttctggtggtcttgttattgactaatgttttaggaaagagtctaaaatttctcgagtgcGATTaggttttgagttacgcaaaaatttctgatttatttgcatgagaatccttatccccctaccacaggggtgaggggtctcaaaccatcataaaaaaattccttcctccaaaaccccccacataccaaatttggttccatttgtttgattagttctctagttatgaggatatttgtatttcatttgtataggagccccccccccactattgaaggggggatgggtaataattcccctcctaaagagacgaggggtctcaatacacaaaagaaaaaaaattgcctacaataacacccacttgctaaatttggttcctgattagttctggagttatgaggaaatttttatttcatttctaaGGGAGCCCCTCCTTCTAAaagggtaaggggtcctaattcatcatagaaaaaattcttgcctccaaaaacacgcacatgccaaatatggttccatttgattgattagtcgtcatcgaattatgatgaaatttgtatttcatttgtatacaagccccccccctcctaaagtgggaaggggtcctaatttacaatagaaaaaattcttgcctcctgaaacctccacatgccaaatttggttccatttgcttgattagttctcgagttatgaggaaatttgtatttcatttgtgtgttaAGAAACATCCATAAAACtgcattatcaataagtgtaattcaccttataagcgaTTTTAAAGGATGGTTAATCCCTAAATAgttttgataaaggtacatgacattcttctgcaagatgggtttatcttaacaatgctGCCATAAAACCCTCCTAAAACCGTCTATTATTGAAAGAGAAATAATactcttaagaaagaacattctatCTAGcataaacaactaatctgttaAAATGAGTTTCTAGCCTGtgaccagcatggattttttccaggaCGATCGACTTCCGCAAATCTCGCCGAGTTCACGTCATTCTGCATCCAGAACGCGGAAAACGGTACTCAAATAGATACTATTCACACAGACCTGAAGGCGGCCTTTGACCATGTGGACCATGATTTGCTTTTGGCCAAAGTAAAACGGATGGATGCGGTGCCGATCTTTGTAGACTGTCTCAGGTCATATCTAGTTAACCGGCGTCTTTCTGTGAGACTGGGCAGCGGCCGTTCGAATCAATTTTGTAATcgatctggtgtcccacaagggagCAATCTTGGACGTTTACTGACGTGTGATTGCCGCGAGTTTCAAAGGCTTCGATCAACTTCGTCAACTGGAGCAAAACAAACGAGCTCCTCATCAGTGTGCGTGTCATGCTCAATCATCTCTTTCAACCACGCCCGATTTAATGGAACTACACTATCGATGGCGAGTCACTAAATAGAGACTCCGTTATCAAAGCTCTCGTTCCGCAAGCATCAAACAACAGCGAAGGTCAATAAGAACCTTATCTTTCGAGTCACCAAGGAATTTCAGCATCCATATTACCTGCGCGCTCTTTATTAGTCCCTTGTGCGACCCGTAATTGAATACGCAGCTGCGGTGTGGAGCCCTTATACAGGTGTTTGGTTGTCCAGATTGGAAGCGGAGCAACGCAAATTCTTTCGATACGTGCTTAAATATCTTCCATGGAAAAACACATACAATCTGCCTCCGTATTAAGTCCGCTGTTGTTGCATATGGACACACACAGAAGAAATAAAGAGTTTCTTCGACCGAACCTCTGACGCACTGAATATGGCCAGAATGAACCTATTCGTGTTATGCGTTTTTTGTTTAATAGTGTATACAACTATTTTGATTTCCATGTTTCATGTAGAACAACTGCTGTCTTTAGTTATGTTAGTTACTAGAATTTGTATTCATGCTCCCGCCCACTCTAATACGGCATGACATACGGACCTTAGGCTAACAaccttcgttcgttcgtttagcaaccgagagccggggtggctcttgccgtattaagaattccgcttgtactcagtcctgggctactcgtcgtcaattggttgcacgtctcgacacacacaagtcggtttcaacctggtcgagccatctagcacgttgggcccctctgtttctggtgccggtgggatccttgaagagaacgggtttcactgcacagtcgtctggcatccttgcgacgtggctggctgactttcgccaggtgtacgatgggaatctctccaagcagtgcctgtagctcgtcattcatacacctccgctgctctccgctttccgtttaaactccaccaaaaatactcgcaacacctttcgttcaaatacggctagtgcacgtatgtcttccataaggaaagttactgtctcaagtccgtagaggactaccggtctgattagcgttttgtacatcgtcagctttggccggcggcgtatgctcctagatcgagggaaaagtaggctcgatttccagcttgaacgcgtcgttggatctccttactcgtattattgtcggcggtgaccagagatcccaaatatacgaactcaccaaccacttccagttcatcgtcgtcaatagtcactatccgttggaggcaaacgttgctttctctggagcctcgttctaccatatatttggttttcgatgcattgatttgtaaccctatcctcccagcctccgtttttagtctggcgtagattgcctccggcgTCCCAATTTTTCTAATAATAATGTTGAGGTCGTCTGTtaaggctagaagttggctactcttgctaacGATCGTTGCTCTTGTTTCGAGGCCCGCTCAcgggatcacaccttcaacaaCCTAACAACCTACTGTACTTGAAAATTCTACGTTAaagaaaatgacagaaaaaacGATCTGgataattagtaacaaccaTTAGCATGGAAACTGGCAAGAGAAGTTGTCCGCCTGAAGCTTGGAATCCTGGGGCTGAAGGAGGTACGCTAGCTgtgtactggcgaacacaagacatcatccgaAATGCTACTCGTGAAAGAGCAGTTGGATTCCAACTCAACCCAGGGGCAGATGCGGCCCTGATAAACGAAACAATAGACGTTGTCAGATTCAGAAATCCACAGAAATCAGAACAGAAttacagaattacagaaatccAGTGGTATGTGAAATGGAGAAAGAAAGTTTCTACAGTTATCTAAACAGGGTGCTTGAGAAAATTctgaagggggacatccaaatccacatcagcgacttcaacgcgatggctcaaacaacgcggaccttgaacgcgtcacgGAACGCCATGGCCAAGGAGAGATAAgaaaaacggggagctgttttgAACCACTCTTCCAAGTTTCAAatatcagagaccaacaaaactagCAGTTTATGCCGCCAATAGTTCGTCGCAATAACCGCGTTAACGCTAGGGCACCAACACtagatgaaattgaagcagccaccGAGCGTATGAAATGCCAGAGATATAGGTACTGTATTTCATCCCAgttgatgcatcagcttttcagcaatatatgggaaactctgcaacttttccggtggactgtaTGCAGGGCACATTAGTCAAAGTCCCCAAAAAAAGAGATCTAACATCACGTTGCtctactctcaaagtactctataAGCCGGATCCAGCAAAacatcgacgctactctccggcggcagcaagctgaatTCCGTACTGTCTGATCATGTGTAAactatatcacaacgctccgcggagctaatcaacgaattccaggactctcgcCTGCTGGTGCTCGTTGACTTCGAAGAAgcgtttgaccgactcaaccatGAAGCCGTTTGGGCACATTCTGGACGCAGAGGAGTTCCAGAGTGGCTTTTCCATCTAATCGAGGTCCaatacgaggcgttctcgtgccaGGTGTTGCACATTGGCGTCTTGTtcgaccctataagggttactgccgCTGTTTTTCATCGTTATGGATAAGGGATTAGATGGAGTGAATGATAaaagaccaaatcgaggatctaacgatggagcagctaaattacCTGTATCTAGCCGATGACATTGTCATGCTCACACAACGCCGAAATGATATGCAGATCAAGTaagatgacctctccgaaagCTCCCAGGTAGCAAGTCTGAGAATCAATGTAGCAAGAACTAAATCTTTGGCAGTGAGCAGTGCTCACTGAGCACTGACAATACCAACAACTTCACAGTTGCGGGACAatttgagcaggtagacgcctttcaatatcttggtaaccAGGCAACGCCCGATGGTAGTACCAagcctgatatagccacacggatcgggaaggccaggggtgcctttgcaggtctggaAAACATTtgacgctcaaaccagatcactatcACACGAAGACCCAAATTTttaactcaaacgttaaatccgtagtGCTGTATGCTTGCAAAACGTGGTGTGTGTCAGCGGAAAGAACGCAAAAACTGCTGCCTTCGTGGCCTGATAACTGATTCTAAcctccaatgaggaactccatcgtcgtgAACGTagctggaagtggatcggacacatgtCGAGGAAcgaagcgaacgagatctgcagaaaagGACTTGAATGGAATTCACAAGGACAAcctagaagaggcagaccacgAGGCTCATAGTGATGCAACTTAgccgacatccgggctgtagcaTTGTAGATCAGAACCTGCCCTGGCGACAGGGAAATCTATGGCGGGTAATCGTCggtagtggagatctctgatctTATCCCTTCGTTccaccggaccggcggacatggacacacaAGTGTCCTGATTTAGAGTTACAAAatattatgaataaaata is part of the Sabethes cyaneus chromosome 2, idSabCyanKW18_F2, whole genome shotgun sequence genome and harbors:
- the LOC128733874 gene encoding major facilitator superfamily domain-containing protein 12-like — its product is MTDKSVLVDRNRSQNGTVVTHSYGATDEITTLGSAAESPLPGGSGEDPPPTADSQMEKRSTLKIFEKIGFGLGHVYNDLCAGVWFSYTLLFMQGALGMPAAEAGALVMLGQVGDAVATPIVGFLTDKYGTKRQWHIAGTFIVFITFPMIFSLCPWCDVAPHWWEIVYFTIVILLFQFGWPIVQITHLAMIPELSKSQKDRSDLTAVRYSVSIVSNVVVYIVTWAVLRSRTTADNQIGAGDAYRFRDIALILSLVGVSMSVLFNFSLTFTGYENRRHTALQHNIIKSAGSQRSRDPERQTLLHSEQEITGADVAGPSSLVANGTVGAKDEIVFRKPKKNFFKSPLLYQNALLYVFSRLFMTTSLVYMPLWLDERAFQPDPIQNASVEHLATVPLVSFLASFIASLVLKYTNKYVGNSLVYFLGSAISLSVCTWIALSEGSATFSTIQLMAIASLFGAGSSITMISSLCITADMIGKHADQGGFIYSAVTFTDKLITGVVVVIIESMKCHDRNDCPDYYRSVLAYACGTAAGLGCVTLATLVCTSARRKRSRRLR